A single region of the Leptolyngbya sp. 'hensonii' genome encodes:
- a CDS encoding DUF3598 family protein, giving the protein MKSQWDCLLQNLGAWEGSFTRLSPQGSVIEDTPTLVTLEGLQQQQTIRQTIRRYYPHQVPQETVLEYSTLGRGILFFETGAFSQGSIQLAPSTEFGAEFGFIEGDRRWRLVELFDPQGNLKQFTLIRERRAGSSAPESPSLQVADLVGTWQGEAVTLSPDWRSETCRTTLQITLAGDHHLEQQLTFGDGPGSRRIGSTAQILGSSLRFEQGDQPVQVLLLPQGGSATCPLRLQPGQPFFLEAGWLSQPDRRQRLIRQYDEKGGWVSLTLVTEQKTHF; this is encoded by the coding sequence TTGAAATCACAATGGGACTGCCTGCTACAGAATTTGGGGGCGTGGGAAGGCTCCTTTACCCGACTCTCCCCCCAAGGGAGCGTGATTGAAGATACGCCAACCCTTGTCACCCTGGAGGGCTTGCAGCAGCAGCAGACCATCCGCCAGACAATCCGGCGTTATTACCCCCACCAAGTCCCCCAGGAAACAGTTCTGGAGTACAGTACCCTGGGACGGGGCATCCTATTTTTTGAGACTGGAGCCTTTTCCCAGGGCTCGATCCAACTTGCACCCTCTACAGAATTTGGGGCGGAGTTTGGATTCATTGAGGGCGATCGGCGCTGGCGACTAGTGGAATTATTTGACCCCCAGGGTAACTTGAAGCAGTTCACATTGATTCGGGAACGCCGGGCTGGTTCCAGCGCTCCAGAGTCTCCTTCTTTACAGGTCGCCGATCTGGTCGGAACCTGGCAGGGAGAAGCTGTAACCCTGTCCCCAGATTGGCGATCGGAAACTTGCAGGACAACCCTTCAGATCACACTCGCCGGAGACCACCACCTGGAACAACAGTTGACCTTTGGTGACGGTCCTGGCAGCCGCAGGATTGGCTCGACAGCTCAAATCCTGGGTTCAAGCTTGCGCTTCGAACAGGGAGATCAGCCTGTGCAGGTGCTGCTACTGCCCCAGGGAGGATCAGCCACCTGCCCGCTCCGGCTGCAGCCAGGTCAGCCTTTCTTCCTGGAGGCTGGGTGGCTTTCCCAGCCCGATCGCCGCCAACGCCTGATCCGGCAATACGATGAGAAAGGGGGCTGGGTCAGCCTGACGTTGGTCACAGAACAGAAAACCCATTTCTAG
- a CDS encoding metallophosphoesterase, with protein sequence MNLSFRFAVVSDLHIALPHTVWDHPSRFHLVEVSIPVLEAIFDHLESLNLDFLLLPGDLTQHGEPENHRWLANRLSQLPFPVYVVPGNHDVPSLLATEQTIGLADFPSYYHKFGYDNNPKHLYYACPLLPGVQLIGLNSNQFDSSGKQRGYLDQAQLSWLNRVLAEVKDQLVLVMIHHNIVEHLPGQSRHPLGRRYMLENASTLVRMLQEARVQLVFTGHLHVQDIAYRKGVYDITTGSLVSYPHPYRILTCRTDHQGQYTLQIESPRVESVPGWPTLLQTSREWMGDRSAPFMMRLLSHSPFNLPEAEAAALVPDLRYFWANIANGDASFSFPHFPLKIRRHFENFNSGINSQHLNIGDNTTTLILKHRALSNQLALDC encoded by the coding sequence ATGAACTTGAGCTTTCGATTTGCGGTGGTCAGTGATCTTCACATCGCTTTACCCCACACGGTCTGGGATCATCCTAGCCGGTTCCATCTGGTTGAAGTGAGTATTCCAGTTCTGGAAGCTATTTTTGACCACCTGGAATCCCTGAACCTGGATTTTCTGCTCCTGCCGGGAGATTTAACTCAGCACGGCGAACCGGAAAATCATCGCTGGTTAGCAAATCGGCTCAGCCAACTCCCTTTTCCGGTCTATGTGGTCCCTGGCAACCATGATGTTCCATCCCTGCTGGCCACTGAGCAGACGATCGGTCTGGCAGACTTTCCCAGCTACTACCACAAGTTCGGCTACGACAACAATCCCAAGCATTTGTACTACGCCTGTCCCCTACTTCCCGGAGTTCAGCTCATCGGCTTGAATTCCAACCAGTTTGACAGCAGCGGAAAACAACGGGGGTATTTAGATCAGGCCCAACTCAGTTGGTTAAATCGAGTCCTCGCCGAGGTCAAAGATCAGTTGGTCCTGGTTATGATTCATCACAACATTGTGGAACATTTGCCAGGGCAGTCGCGCCATCCTTTGGGTCGCCGCTACATGCTGGAGAACGCCTCTACGCTGGTCCGGATGCTCCAGGAAGCTAGAGTGCAACTGGTTTTTACAGGCCATCTGCATGTGCAAGATATTGCCTACCGGAAGGGAGTATACGATATTACCACTGGTTCTCTGGTCAGTTACCCCCACCCCTATCGCATTCTGACCTGCCGGACCGATCATCAGGGACAGTACACGTTACAGATTGAATCTCCCCGCGTGGAATCGGTACCCGGTTGGCCTACGCTGTTGCAAACTTCCCGGGAATGGATGGGTGATCGAAGCGCTCCCTTTATGATGCGCCTGCTCAGTCACTCCCCCTTTAATTTACCAGAAGCAGAAGCAGCAGCCTTAGTCCCAGACCTGCGCTACTTCTGGGCCAATATTGCCAATGGAGATGCGTCCTTCAGCTTCCCTCACTTTCCCTTGAAGATCCGGCGTCACTTCGAGAACTTTAATTCAGGCATTAACAGTCAACACTTGAACATTGGCGACAATACAACGACCCTGATCTTGAAACACCGGGCCTTAAGCAATCAACTGGCCCTGGACTGCTAA
- a CDS encoding NnrU family protein yields MMSSHFIMLGLLLTFAIAHSGLAASRPWGESKIGARAYRVIFALVSLPLATVLVIYFFNHRYDGLQLWQVQGVQGVKATVWILSAISFLFLYPATFNLLEIAAVQKPQVHLYETGIIRITRHPQMVGQVIWCLAHTLWLGSSFMVVTSIGLILHHLFGVWHGDRRLQARYGESFETLKSRTSVIPFLAVLQRRQTLDWKEFLRPAYAGIAVFVLIFWWAHPLLTRATGNIPW; encoded by the coding sequence ATGATGTCCAGTCATTTCATCATGCTCGGTTTGCTGCTCACCTTTGCGATTGCCCATAGTGGTCTGGCAGCCTCACGCCCTTGGGGGGAGTCAAAAATTGGAGCCAGAGCTTATCGGGTGATTTTTGCGCTGGTCAGCCTTCCCCTGGCGACGGTGTTGGTGATCTACTTCTTTAACCATCGCTATGATGGCTTGCAGTTGTGGCAGGTGCAGGGGGTGCAGGGGGTCAAAGCAACAGTGTGGATTCTGTCAGCGATCTCCTTTCTATTTCTGTATCCCGCTACGTTTAATTTGCTGGAGATTGCCGCTGTTCAAAAACCCCAGGTTCACCTGTATGAAACTGGGATTATTCGGATTACCCGGCATCCTCAAATGGTGGGGCAGGTGATTTGGTGTCTGGCCCATACCCTGTGGCTGGGGAGCAGTTTCATGGTAGTGACCTCGATCGGTCTGATCCTGCATCATTTGTTTGGGGTCTGGCACGGCGATCGACGGCTGCAAGCCCGGTATGGCGAATCTTTTGAAACCCTGAAATCTCGCACTTCTGTGATTCCGTTTCTGGCTGTGCTCCAGAGACGGCAAACCCTCGACTGGAAAGAGTTTCTCCGCCCTGCTTATGCAGGTATTGCCGTCTTTGTCTTGATTTTTTGGTGGGCTCACCCTCTTTTGACTCGTGCAACAGGGAACATACCCTGGTAG
- a CDS encoding thioredoxin family protein, with protein sequence MMFLSVSEQNFAEEVLESSVPVLVNFWAPWCGLCRAINPLLTRFQAEWGEQNIKMVSINADESLRLASMYRLTTLPTILVFGGGKVMHRIDSFHGRDDFRRALENIMTSSLDPVRS encoded by the coding sequence ATGATGTTTTTATCCGTTAGTGAGCAGAATTTTGCAGAAGAAGTTTTAGAATCCTCTGTTCCTGTGTTGGTCAATTTCTGGGCTCCCTGGTGTGGGCTCTGTCGAGCAATTAATCCTCTGCTCACGCGATTTCAGGCGGAATGGGGTGAGCAGAATATCAAAATGGTAAGCATCAATGCTGACGAAAGCTTGCGGTTGGCCAGCATGTATCGGCTGACAACCCTACCCACTATCCTGGTCTTTGGGGGGGGGAAGGTGATGCATCGAATTGATAGTTTTCATGGCCGGGATGACTTCCGTCGAGCCCTGGAAAATATCATGACGAGTTCCCTCGATCCTGTACGCAGCTAA
- a CDS encoding undecaprenyl-diphosphate phosphatase: MNPLLLIATEPGASTTPPVGLLEGLLQALLLGFVQGLTEFLPISSTAHLQVFTQALHWETVGSKPFVATIQFGSVIAVILYFWKDITTILRGGYEALQQRDFQREEWKLLVGIAVGTLPVLGGGFLLKAALNDDSSLINSMVTIAITSIVMALLLAIAERMGSRKRGFDSLQVGDGILIGLGQMIALVPGASRSGSTITTALFLGLERQTAARFSFLLGIPALTIATLYEFIKYAIGKIDLLVVLMGTFSAFVFSYLSIAWLLRYLQTSNMFVFVWYRLAFGGAILTAVAAGYLQNR, from the coding sequence ATGAACCCATTACTCCTGATTGCGACAGAACCAGGCGCTTCCACGACTCCTCCGGTGGGATTATTGGAAGGGCTACTCCAGGCGCTGCTTCTGGGTTTCGTCCAGGGGTTAACGGAGTTTCTACCCATCAGTAGTACGGCCCATCTGCAAGTGTTTACCCAGGCTTTACATTGGGAAACCGTAGGGTCTAAACCCTTTGTAGCCACGATCCAGTTTGGCAGTGTCATTGCAGTTATTTTGTACTTTTGGAAAGATATCACAACCATCCTTCGGGGCGGCTATGAGGCGCTACAGCAGCGGGATTTCCAGCGGGAAGAGTGGAAACTGCTGGTTGGAATTGCTGTTGGAACGCTGCCGGTTCTGGGAGGGGGCTTCTTGCTGAAAGCGGCTCTGAATGATGATAGCTCCCTGATTAATAGCATGGTTACGATCGCCATTACTTCCATTGTCATGGCGCTCCTGCTGGCCATTGCGGAACGGATGGGTAGTCGTAAGCGAGGCTTTGATAGTTTGCAGGTTGGAGATGGCATCCTGATTGGCCTGGGACAGATGATTGCCCTGGTGCCGGGGGCTTCTCGTTCTGGTTCCACGATCACGACAGCCCTGTTCCTGGGCTTGGAACGGCAAACTGCAGCCCGCTTCTCTTTTCTCCTGGGTATTCCTGCGCTGACGATCGCCACCCTCTACGAGTTCATCAAATATGCGATCGGGAAAATTGACCTGCTGGTGGTTTTGATGGGGACTTTTTCTGCGTTTGTCTTTTCCTATCTGTCGATTGCCTGGTTGTTGCGCTACTTGCAGACCAGTAATATGTTCGTTTTCGTCTGGTATCGGTTGGCCTTCGGCGGAGCTATTTTGACCGCTGTAGCAGCAGGGTATTTACAGAATCGCTAG
- a CDS encoding globin domain-containing protein codes for MLPHEISSLMQAHLLESSLAQIESRREEFSARFYEHLFTLRPDVQPLFSKTNMAEQQRMLMSALYLIVRNCQKPTLFGPMLQGLGSRHIGYGTEGDCFPDMGRALVATFAEYLGDQWSADLETAWLTAFGEISRHMLAGVKQG; via the coding sequence ATGCTTCCCCACGAAATTTCCTCACTCATGCAAGCTCACCTGTTAGAAAGTAGTCTGGCCCAAATTGAATCTCGCAGAGAAGAATTTTCAGCTCGGTTTTACGAGCACCTGTTCACGTTGCGTCCTGACGTTCAACCCCTGTTTAGCAAAACCAATATGGCTGAACAGCAGCGGATGCTGATGTCAGCCCTTTACCTGATTGTCAGGAATTGTCAAAAGCCTACCTTATTTGGTCCCATGCTTCAGGGGCTAGGGTCAAGACATATCGGCTATGGAACCGAGGGAGACTGCTTCCCCGATATGGGCCGCGCTCTGGTGGCAACCTTCGCCGAGTACCTGGGGGATCAGTGGTCTGCTGATCTGGAAACAGCTTGGCTGACTGCCTTTGGGGAAATCAGTCGCCACATGCTGGCAGGCGTGAAACAGGGTTAA
- a CDS encoding tetratricopeptide repeat protein has protein sequence MKLKQPPAQAQALLLAATFLLTGATIIAPTEYANAQPQGQRGKQTNSELTQLLKEARKLVDAGNLDGAIALYQQAASLDSKNPKIFSGIGYLLARQGKFAPAVEAYQQAIALDPKNADFQYALGYSLANLGDNAGAAAAYTQATQLNRRHVDAYLGLGVVLAREKNYDGAIAAYRQVSKLEPKNFKAQELTGTLLIQQGRPREALRVLEQAARLAPRQGSIQINIGAAWLSLRNQGEALKAFERASKLEPRNAELQLQIGKLLQADGDLIDALYAYRAAISLKPGLTEAQAGIGSIYLQNRDYLSAIVAYRRLLEVAPQDARGYYYLGVALQGRNRIQEAIDAFQQSRALYTQQGNQVGVKQAEAALKALTP, from the coding sequence ATGAAGTTGAAGCAACCACCCGCCCAGGCCCAGGCTTTGTTATTAGCGGCAACCTTTCTGCTGACGGGGGCGACCATTATCGCCCCAACAGAATATGCCAACGCCCAACCCCAAGGCCAGCGGGGAAAGCAAACGAATTCAGAGCTAACCCAGTTGCTGAAAGAAGCCCGCAAGCTAGTCGATGCTGGGAATTTGGACGGGGCCATTGCCCTCTATCAACAAGCTGCGAGCCTGGATAGTAAGAACCCGAAAATTTTTTCTGGGATTGGTTATTTGCTGGCCCGACAGGGAAAATTTGCCCCAGCGGTGGAAGCCTATCAGCAGGCCATTGCCCTCGATCCCAAGAATGCGGACTTTCAATATGCCCTGGGCTACAGTCTGGCCAACCTGGGGGATAATGCTGGGGCTGCCGCAGCCTATACCCAGGCCACCCAACTCAACCGCCGCCATGTGGATGCTTACCTGGGTCTGGGGGTAGTCCTGGCCCGTGAGAAAAACTACGATGGGGCGATCGCAGCCTATCGCCAGGTTTCCAAGCTAGAGCCCAAAAATTTTAAGGCTCAGGAGTTAACCGGAACCCTATTGATTCAACAGGGGCGTCCTCGGGAAGCGCTCCGCGTGCTGGAACAGGCGGCCCGCCTGGCTCCCAGACAGGGAAGCATTCAGATCAATATTGGGGCCGCCTGGCTCAGCCTGCGGAATCAGGGAGAAGCCCTGAAAGCCTTTGAGCGGGCCTCCAAGCTAGAGCCCCGCAATGCCGAGTTACAACTTCAGATTGGTAAACTGCTGCAAGCAGATGGGGATCTCATAGACGCCCTCTATGCTTACCGAGCAGCTATTTCCTTGAAACCAGGGCTGACAGAAGCCCAGGCCGGTATTGGGTCGATTTACTTGCAAAATCGAGATTATCTGAGCGCGATCGTGGCCTATCGCAGGTTGCTCGAAGTAGCCCCCCAGGATGCCCGTGGCTATTATTACCTGGGAGTTGCCCTGCAGGGCCGCAATCGCATTCAGGAAGCGATCGATGCCTTCCAACAATCCCGAGCTTTGTATACCCAGCAGGGGAATCAAGTCGGGGTGAAGCAAGCAGAAGCAGCACTAAAAGCCCTGACTCCCTAG
- the trmB gene encoding tRNA (guanosine(46)-N7)-methyltransferase TrmB: MSVVRVREHVNPLSQKYQTPVAPPCWQNLYLQPDQPLHLDIGCGKGRFLLQMAQQTPGWNFLGLEIREPLVQQANLWRDDLHLGNLHYLFCNANTSLEGVLQVCPAGVLQRVTIQFPDPWFKRRHQKRRVVQADMVALIAQHLAIGGSLFLQSDVLEVAAEMRDRFAACPALHGQDNTAWLSENPLPVATERETSTLERGEPVYRCLFIKRSSECSAV, translated from the coding sequence TTGTCTGTTGTTCGGGTGCGCGAGCACGTCAATCCCCTGAGTCAGAAATATCAAACGCCAGTGGCCCCACCCTGCTGGCAGAACCTCTATCTGCAGCCAGACCAGCCTCTACATTTGGATATTGGTTGCGGCAAGGGTCGATTTCTCCTCCAGATGGCCCAACAGACTCCAGGTTGGAATTTTCTGGGGCTGGAGATTCGGGAACCCCTGGTCCAACAGGCTAATCTCTGGCGGGATGACCTGCACCTGGGGAATTTGCACTATCTGTTTTGTAACGCAAACACCTCCCTGGAGGGAGTGCTACAGGTCTGCCCTGCTGGTGTGCTACAGCGAGTGACGATTCAGTTTCCCGATCCCTGGTTTAAGCGCCGCCACCAGAAACGGCGCGTGGTCCAAGCAGACATGGTTGCTCTGATCGCTCAGCATCTGGCGATCGGTGGCAGTCTGTTCCTGCAGTCCGATGTCCTGGAGGTAGCCGCAGAGATGCGCGATCGTTTTGCAGCCTGTCCTGCCTTGCATGGCCAGGATAATACAGCGTGGCTGTCAGAAAATCCCCTCCCGGTGGCCACAGAGCGGGAAACTTCAACTCTGGAGCGGGGGGAACCCGTCTATCGCTGCCTTTTCATCAAGCGCTCATCCGAATGCTCGGCTGTATAG
- a CDS encoding serine/threonine-protein kinase, with the protein MAIELKRSKYRLLGLVGQGQFGKVFCAIHRKTGHLAALKNLDHQRFPTHKFLRELRFLLSLQHPNIVTCQALEHTRTGRCLILDYCEGGTLRGLMDRETSLNCGESLNLMVDILAGLAHAHGRGIVHCDIKPENIMLSLQPSGWLAKISDFGIAKLSQELAQEGGNTGSPAYMAPERFYGQYSEASDLYAVGVMLFELLIGDRPFSGSPTELMSAHLNHLVKIPGELPQALQAILLTALQKLPARRFRSALEMQQAIIAASTDSEVLPWLKHKPHSPFHGTDPLVLPLNPFQSCQQKHLTRPIHHLGINKSAGLNRQALTDQEQVYYAGGGSKDWHFTIAHLDCTLLQFEPMTSLIFREPIHQILLDPRGCLIVTQRAIYLLPTDAMEAPKSRLLTQLHTKCIASLEPRGAWIATVCAEPSSLTAQLKFWQLNWQAPPHTDPLKPIGNSVSRHWLSTSSLLPLDSRYLVLITEQQAGSAHKSGSWIEVFTRRGQATGCWKLPVLIQYLINSSVPYRLAALEKNNPASLLLIDLKPYRLQRISLEIQPVLIAAMPWGYVLTDIVGRIVLIDEEGRQLGRIDQAKTAAVETDQVVTAIAPFANYGIVLATWEDIRMRGFLYTIDLRLLDIDLVF; encoded by the coding sequence GTGGCAATAGAGTTAAAACGTTCCAAATATCGTCTCCTGGGCCTGGTCGGTCAGGGGCAGTTTGGCAAAGTTTTTTGTGCCATTCATCGAAAAACAGGCCATCTGGCTGCGCTTAAAAACCTTGACCATCAACGCTTTCCCACCCATAAATTTCTGCGCGAACTGCGGTTTTTACTGAGCCTGCAGCACCCCAATATCGTTACCTGTCAGGCGTTGGAGCATACCCGCACCGGTCGCTGTCTGATTCTGGACTACTGCGAAGGGGGAACGTTGCGGGGTCTGATGGACCGAGAGACCAGCCTCAATTGTGGCGAGAGCTTAAACCTAATGGTGGATATTCTGGCCGGTCTGGCCCATGCCCATGGGCGGGGCATTGTGCATTGTGATATCAAGCCGGAGAATATCATGCTGAGCTTGCAGCCATCTGGCTGGCTGGCTAAAATCTCGGACTTTGGCATTGCTAAACTCAGTCAGGAATTGGCCCAGGAAGGGGGAAATACGGGCTCCCCAGCCTACATGGCCCCGGAACGGTTTTACGGCCAGTATTCAGAAGCCTCTGACCTGTATGCTGTGGGCGTCATGCTGTTTGAATTGCTGATCGGCGATCGCCCCTTCTCCGGGTCTCCCACAGAATTGATGTCTGCGCACCTGAATCATCTCGTCAAGATTCCAGGCGAATTACCCCAGGCGCTCCAGGCCATCCTGCTGACCGCTCTGCAAAAATTACCGGCCCGACGATTTCGATCGGCGTTGGAGATGCAGCAGGCAATTATAGCGGCCAGTACCGATTCAGAAGTTCTCCCCTGGCTGAAGCACAAACCCCACAGCCCTTTCCATGGAACAGACCCGTTGGTTTTACCGCTGAATCCCTTCCAGAGTTGTCAGCAAAAACATCTGACCCGCCCCATTCACCATCTGGGTATTAACAAGTCGGCAGGCCTAAACAGGCAGGCCCTCACCGATCAGGAACAGGTCTACTATGCCGGTGGGGGAAGTAAGGACTGGCATTTTACCATTGCTCACCTGGATTGCACCCTGCTCCAGTTTGAGCCCATGACCTCCCTGATTTTTCGGGAACCCATCCACCAAATCCTCCTGGATCCTCGGGGCTGTCTGATTGTGACGCAGCGAGCGATTTATCTGTTACCCACCGATGCCATGGAGGCTCCTAAGTCCCGCCTGCTGACTCAGTTGCATACAAAGTGTATAGCCAGCCTGGAACCCAGAGGAGCCTGGATCGCAACCGTCTGTGCAGAACCCAGTAGCCTCACTGCTCAATTAAAATTCTGGCAATTGAACTGGCAGGCTCCGCCCCATACAGACCCACTCAAACCCATAGGCAACTCTGTCAGCCGCCACTGGCTATCAACATCCAGCCTGTTACCACTGGACTCACGCTACCTGGTTTTAATCACAGAACAACAGGCTGGGTCAGCCCACAAGTCAGGCAGTTGGATTGAGGTTTTCACCCGTCGGGGACAGGCAACCGGTTGCTGGAAACTCCCGGTGCTCATCCAATATCTGATCAACAGTTCGGTGCCCTATCGTCTGGCGGCACTGGAGAAAAATAATCCTGCTTCACTCCTGCTGATTGACCTCAAACCCTATCGCCTGCAGCGGATCTCTCTGGAAATTCAGCCTGTTCTGATAGCCGCCATGCCCTGGGGCTATGTCTTAACCGATATTGTGGGAAGAATTGTGCTGATCGATGAGGAAGGACGCCAGCTTGGACGCATTGATCAGGCCAAAACTGCAGCCGTGGAAACCGATCAGGTGGTGACTGCGATCGCCCCCTTTGCTAACTATGGGATTGTTCTGGCCACCTGGGAAGATATTCGGATGCGCGGATTTTTGTATACGATCGATTTGCGATTGCTGGATATCGATCTGGTGTTTTAG
- a CDS encoding V4R domain-containing protein: MISVADLLTDNRVPGNYFATDAYVRGDLELGLLENRRGDRLLALPHTLIEAIYAGLDKETGQAARLVLLNCGRWWGKNFYIRFNEELTDYYGIALSDMGMVEFLHCLQQCWVTHGWGKIDLDQSYQQRGFLIIKIWNSPFAAQAPKGKLPACHLEAGILSAFFSQLTGKDLHCVQTSCESLGADCNRFVLGLAKRLGPAELMVEKQDSHEAIMQKLCG, encoded by the coding sequence ATGATTTCTGTCGCTGATCTACTGACTGACAACCGAGTCCCCGGCAACTATTTCGCGACTGATGCCTATGTTCGGGGTGATCTGGAGTTAGGCTTGCTGGAAAATCGCCGGGGCGATCGCCTGCTGGCCCTACCTCATACTTTGATAGAAGCCATCTATGCCGGGCTAGATAAGGAAACAGGTCAGGCTGCCCGCCTGGTTCTCCTGAACTGTGGCCGCTGGTGGGGTAAGAATTTCTACATCCGGTTCAATGAAGAACTGACTGATTACTATGGGATTGCCCTCTCTGACATGGGCATGGTGGAGTTTCTGCACTGCCTGCAACAATGTTGGGTAACCCACGGTTGGGGCAAGATTGATCTGGACCAAAGCTACCAGCAACGGGGCTTCTTGATCATTAAGATCTGGAACTCTCCCTTTGCAGCTCAAGCGCCTAAGGGAAAATTACCGGCCTGCCACCTGGAAGCTGGGATTCTCAGCGCCTTCTTCAGTCAACTCACTGGTAAAGACCTCCACTGTGTTCAAACCTCCTGTGAATCCCTGGGGGCAGATTGCAATCGGTTTGTTTTGGGCTTAGCCAAACGTTTGGGGCCTGCCGAACTGATGGTTGAGAAGCAGGACAGTCACGAAGCAATCATGCAAAAGCTTTGTGGTTAA